One genomic window of bacterium includes the following:
- a CDS encoding multiheme c-type cytochrome, with protein MGGLAERASLIKSLREEDPDLILVDTGDLFGVDDKPRKAEAVLDVYLLAAYDLIALGDQDLLGGEMTPARLLGELPFACANLTPLEKDRPPFPATLILERGGVKVGLAAVIHPDCFATGPDLAALGYGVSDWREPLREAVASLQAAGCDIVIVLSHLGVPGEVEIAENFPQVDLVGGGHSGLFRREPELSYTTPIVWPGRKGRYVGVVRLSLDPDTLGRLVSYEAIPVDGEVLEVDPATRAVILAYEQERYADWLERFYKPEGEYAWHGADYCGACHADQYAQWSSTPHAHAWESLVATGDDRNLECIRCHSTGFGRPGGFGSVELTPDLTEVGCQMCHETPAEHPSGERPPAVEARVCAQCHKPGYDDDFSFSRDAELINH; from the coding sequence TTGGGCGGGCTGGCGGAGAGAGCCAGCCTGATTAAAAGCCTGCGCGAAGAGGACCCCGACCTGATTCTCGTGGACACCGGGGACCTCTTCGGCGTGGACGACAAGCCCCGCAAGGCGGAGGCGGTGCTTGACGTATACCTTTTGGCCGCCTACGACCTCATCGCCCTGGGCGACCAGGACCTGTTGGGCGGAGAGATGACGCCGGCCCGGCTCCTGGGGGAGCTCCCCTTCGCCTGCGCCAACCTAACCCCCCTGGAGAAAGACCGGCCCCCCTTCCCGGCGACGCTCATCCTGGAACGCGGCGGGGTGAAGGTCGGCCTCGCGGCGGTGATTCACCCCGACTGTTTCGCCACCGGCCCCGACCTGGCCGCGTTGGGCTACGGGGTGTCGGACTGGCGGGAGCCGCTGCGGGAGGCGGTTGCGAGTCTCCAGGCGGCGGGCTGCGACATCGTCATCGTTCTTTCGCATCTGGGCGTGCCCGGCGAGGTGGAAATCGCGGAAAATTTCCCCCAGGTGGACCTGGTCGGCGGCGGTCATTCGGGGCTCTTCCGGCGGGAGCCGGAGCTCTCCTACACGACACCCATCGTCTGGCCCGGCCGGAAGGGGCGCTACGTGGGCGTCGTCCGGCTGAGTCTCGACCCCGACACCCTCGGGCGGCTGGTATCCTACGAGGCGATCCCCGTGGACGGCGAGGTGCTCGAGGTGGACCCGGCGACGCGCGCCGTCATCCTGGCCTACGAACAGGAACGGTACGCGGACTGGCTGGAGCGCTTCTACAAGCCCGAAGGCGAGTACGCCTGGCACGGGGCGGATTACTGCGGCGCCTGCCACGCGGACCAGTACGCCCAGTGGTCCTCCACCCCCCACGCCCACGCCTGGGAGTCCCTCGTCGCCACGGGGGACGACCGGAACCTGGAGTGCATCCGGTGCCACTCCACGGGCTTCGGCCGGCCCGGCGGCTTCGGCAGCGTCGAGCTCACGCCGGACCTCACCGAGGTCGGCTGCCAGATGTGCCACGAGACCCCGGCGGAGCACCCGTCGGGCGAGCGGCCGCCCGCGGTCGAGGCGCGCGTCTGCGCCCAATGCCACAAACCGGGCTACGACGACGACTTCAGCTTTTCCCGGGACGCGGAGCTCATCAACCACTAG